The genomic segment CTTCGCGAAGAGCGGGCGGGACGCCCGCGGTCCCAGGGGGGACCATCAACACGATCGGGTATCAATCCAGGTCCCACACCACCACGTTTCCGTTTCCGGAGCCGGCGGCGGCCAGGCTGCCGTCCGGGCTGATGGTGACGGCGCTCAGCTTGTCGAGTTGCCAGGTGTAGCGGCTGACGCGGTCGAGCGATTGGGTGTCGAAGACGTGAACCGTTTCGTCGTTGCTGGTGACGAACAGCCGGTGCCCGTTCGGGTGGTACGCGAGCGCCGTGAAGTGCTTCCGGTTGTCGTTCTGCACCAGTCGCGGGTCGCCGCCCGCCGGAAGCGGCCACGCCAGGAGCGTCATGTTGTTGATGCCCGCGACCTGGCACCCGGTCGGGTGGAACTGGAGCCGCGGCGCGTACCGGTACGGGTACGAACCGGCCGCGAGTTCCACGGCCGTGGCCGCGTCGCGAACCTCCAGCCGCATCGGCTGTTCCCACCACCGCCCGCCCTGCGTGACGCACGTGACCATCGCGAACCGGTCGCCGGCCGGCGCGAGCGTCATGCGGCCGACGAACAGTTCGCGGGTCGAGAGCTTCCACTGATGCACCCACTCGTCCCCGACCCACTTCCAGCCGATCAGAGTGTGGTCCGGGAAGCTGTGGTTGGACACGGCCCGTGTGCCCGCGGCGTCGGAACAATGGTACATGCCGTTCGCGTTGTACAGCGGAAAGGCAGCGGTCATCGCGGCCCGGGTGTCGCGGTCGTGGGTGCGGCGGCCGTTGAGGGTGAGCCAGGCGAGCTGGCGCCCGTCCGGGGAGAAGCCCAGCCCGCCGGGCCGGTATCCGTCTTCCGCGTCGTACCGGACCGGGGCGATGGTCGGCGAGTCGAGGTTCCACAGGAACACGCCCTTTCCCTCGACCGCCGCGGCGACGGCGCGGCAGTCGGGGCTGAACGCCACGTCGAGCACCTCCCCCGGAGCTGTTCTCAGCACCCGCATTGCGGCCCTCTCCCGATCTGAGAAGAATAGCTCGCGCCACCCACCCGCGCCAGCGCCAGCGGCCGAACTCGGTCGGGGCGTTCGACTTCGGGTGTCGGCCCGACGCGTCGTAACGAGAGAAGGGGCGGCCGGCGCCCGATTAGCTGTCTCCCCGAGAAGCCACGGGAGCCACTTTCTGCCTTGTCTGAACGTTGCGTGTCGGGATTTGAGTGTTGTTCCTATTCGTCCGGGTCCCGGAGTGCCCGGTCGCGCGCGGCCCCTGGCGGCCGACCGCGGCCGCGTATACCGGCCCGACGCCCCACTGGAACATCGTGCGAATGCGAGAACGAAAGACCTTCACGAGGCTCCATCGGCCCCGATCCCTCAGCGCTTGACACGTCGGGTATTGTGGCGGCAACCGTTCGACCGCCTACGGACCCCCGAATGACTGACGAAACCGCTTTGCTCCGCGTGATCGCCGCACACCCCGACGAAGACACGCCGCGCCTCGCCTACGCGGACTGGTTCGAGGAGCACGGGAACCCGGACCGCGCCGCGTTCATTCGCG from the Frigoriglobus tundricola genome contains:
- a CDS encoding WD40 repeat domain-containing protein — its product is MRVLRTAPGEVLDVAFSPDCRAVAAAVEGKGVFLWNLDSPTIAPVRYDAEDGYRPGGLGFSPDGRQLAWLTLNGRRTHDRDTRAAMTAAFPLYNANGMYHCSDAAGTRAVSNHSFPDHTLIGWKWVGDEWVHQWKLSTRELFVGRMTLAPAGDRFAMVTCVTQGGRWWEQPMRLEVRDAATAVELAAGSYPYRYAPRLQFHPTGCQVAGINNMTLLAWPLPAGGDPRLVQNDNRKHFTALAYHPNGHRLFVTSNDETVHVFDTQSLDRVSRYTWQLDKLSAVTISPDGSLAAAGSGNGNVVVWDLD